The following DNA comes from Candidatus Nitrosotalea okcheonensis.
CTACCTTGAATTCATGGAAAAAAATGAGCTGGTCAGACACGAAGACGGAACCCAAGTATACAGAATAACTGAAAAGGGAATAAAACTAATGCGTCTGTGTGAAGAAGTTGGCGACATGATAACACCAACACATGGATATGAACTTGCAAAGGTATCATTCTAAAATCATTATTTTTTCACTTTATTTTCATATGAAACCATGTTTGTTTCATGGTTTTACACTTTTAACCACACACCATTGACAAATGAGATTTTCAAAAACAGGATCGATCTTATCGACAACTTTTATGGAATGAACTCGCCCAATGGTTAAA
Coding sequences within:
- a CDS encoding DUF4364 family protein is translated as MKNRSRTEIISMILDSVSSGATKTKIMYRAYLSYAQLKDYLEFMEKNELVRHEDGTQVYRITEKGIKLMRLCEEVGDMITPTHGYELAKVSF